Proteins from one Clostridium cellulovorans 743B genomic window:
- a CDS encoding hybrid sensor histidine kinase/response regulator — protein sequence MKDNSQIKILVVDDTPFNIKIVSTILQEVGYNIYSTTSGREALEMVKNIRFNLILLDVMMPEMDGYEVIRKLKNDEDTRDIPIIFLTARGDSESVVRAFDEGAYDYLIKPFNPKELLSRVKTHIELKFARENLEEANKTKDKFLSIIGHDLKNPIGAINGFAMELKENIDSIDIDEIKYYTDRIFKNSNTVSNLLQNLLQWARSQNGKIEYNPKILNLYSIVENSVTLYMLNANAKKIEVMVLVDENIEVYADFNMLDTVIRNFLSNAIKFTKNGGQIAIKAKEEDNFFRLIIRDTGVGIKEEDLNNLFAIDSNMSTKGTNQEEGTGLGLILCKEFVEKNGGEVFVESVYGEGSSFSFTIPKLEKR from the coding sequence TCGGGCCGTGAAGCTCTTGAAATGGTCAAAAACATTAGATTTAATTTGATTCTTCTAGATGTGATGATGCCTGAAATGGATGGTTATGAGGTTATTAGAAAGCTAAAAAATGATGAGGATACAAGAGATATACCTATAATTTTCCTTACAGCAAGAGGTGATAGCGAAAGTGTTGTAAGAGCCTTTGACGAGGGGGCTTATGATTATTTGATAAAGCCTTTTAATCCAAAGGAATTATTGTCACGTGTTAAGACTCATATTGAATTAAAGTTTGCTAGGGAAAATTTAGAGGAGGCAAACAAGACAAAGGATAAGTTTTTATCAATTATAGGACATGATTTGAAGAATCCTATTGGAGCAATTAATGGGTTTGCAATGGAACTTAAGGAAAATATCGATTCAATAGATATAGATGAGATAAAGTATTATACTGATAGGATTTTTAAAAATTCAAATACAGTAAGTAACTTGCTACAGAATTTACTTCAATGGGCAAGATCACAGAATGGGAAAATTGAGTACAACCCTAAAATCTTAAACCTATACAGTATTGTAGAAAATAGTGTTACCCTTTATATGTTAAATGCCAATGCTAAAAAGATAGAAGTAATGGTGTTAGTTGACGAGAATATAGAAGTTTATGCAGACTTTAATATGTTAGATACAGTGATAAGGAATTTCTTATCAAATGCTATTAAGTTTACCAAAAACGGAGGCCAAATAGCAATAAAGGCAAAGGAAGAAGATAACTTTTTTAGACTTATTATAAGAGATACTGGAGTAGGAATAAAAGAAGAGGATTTGAATAACTTATTTGCAATAGATTCCAATATGAGTACAAAGGGTACAAACCAAGAAGAGGGGACAGGTTTAGGCCTTATATTATGTAAAGAATTTGTTGAGAAAAATGGTGGCGAAGTTTTTGTTGAAAGCGTATATGGAGAGGGCAGTTCCTTTTCCTTTACAATACCTAAATTGGAGAAAAGATAA
- a CDS encoding polysaccharide biosynthesis protein — MKRGISKKHQALVFPILDIALNGLNYFFHIFISWYFIPEKYGTLNSLLSLLAILLVGGIAFQTFTAKSTAESGLSISNTINIIKTAIYFNASAAIILILNIVFMKNFTRASYLSVLLIIIIFLVNVMLSVFRGMFQGTGEFLNLNKSFYCEVSFKILYLFAFLKKYPSINTVLLSILFGMLVAIVYGFIKNRNRLNFNINFLEIVSVKKEAIKLLKIFIVNFFFYFFTSIDMLMVNYFLPEKAGVFAVILKYNQILQFATFSILTVFITILSKNINNKPEFVKKASLAASIIGGISFVAIILYNYVLPPTVGLFFGTAYSEAGKYLVFGLIPYIFMVFSFLIININVVLEKTRYIGVLLIATIIITSLLFNFHSSIKSILIVESVFYFLLMLVLLLQLKFETSERSCQNGD, encoded by the coding sequence ATGAAAAGAGGTATATCTAAAAAGCATCAAGCATTAGTTTTTCCAATACTAGATATAGCCTTAAATGGACTCAATTATTTTTTTCATATATTTATTAGTTGGTATTTTATACCTGAAAAATATGGGACATTAAATTCACTTCTTTCTTTATTAGCTATACTATTAGTTGGAGGAATAGCATTTCAAACCTTTACTGCAAAAAGTACAGCAGAAAGTGGATTATCTATAAGCAACACAATTAATATTATTAAAACAGCCATATATTTTAACGCTAGTGCAGCTATAATTTTAATTTTAAATATTGTATTTATGAAAAATTTTACAAGGGCTAGTTATCTATCTGTTTTGCTTATAATAATCATTTTTCTTGTTAATGTAATGTTAAGTGTTTTTAGGGGGATGTTTCAAGGGACAGGGGAATTTTTAAATTTAAATAAAAGTTTTTATTGTGAAGTATCATTTAAAATACTGTATCTATTCGCTTTTTTAAAAAAGTATCCAAGTATAAATACAGTATTGCTATCTATACTTTTTGGTATGTTAGTTGCTATTGTTTATGGGTTCATAAAAAATAGAAACAGATTAAATTTTAATATAAATTTCTTGGAGATAGTAAGTGTTAAGAAAGAGGCAATAAAGTTATTAAAAATATTTATTGTAAATTTCTTTTTTTATTTCTTTACTTCAATTGATATGCTGATGGTCAATTATTTTCTTCCTGAAAAAGCAGGTGTTTTTGCAGTTATTTTAAAGTATAATCAAATTCTTCAGTTTGCGACTTTTAGTATTCTAACCGTATTCATAACCATATTAAGTAAAAATATAAATAACAAACCTGAGTTTGTTAAAAAAGCATCTTTAGCTGCTTCTATAATTGGAGGAATTAGTTTTGTAGCTATAATATTATATAATTATGTTTTACCTCCAACGGTAGGTTTGTTTTTTGGTACAGCTTATAGTGAAGCTGGAAAGTACTTGGTCTTTGGTCTTATTCCATATATATTTATGGTATTTTCGTTTCTAATAATAAATATAAATGTGGTTCTTGAGAAAACCAGATATATAGGAGTTTTGCTAATAGCAACTATTATAATTACTAGTTTATTATTTAATTTTCATAGTAGCATAAAAAGTATTCTTATTGTAGAAAGTGTATTCTACTTTTTGCTTATGCTAGTTTTACTTTTGCAATTGAAATTTGAAACCAGCGAAAGGAGTTGCCAGAATGGAGATTAG
- a CDS encoding glycosyltransferase family 4 protein, with amino-acid sequence MEISNYEVEKSDKITLLFLSWRDIQAPKKGGAEVFTHEMLKRIDFEKYRVIHISPSFQNSKDVEILDNITYIRVGNSISVIWEARKFYMKNKDKVNFVVDQCNTHRFFTKFWVEHKKRIFFIHQLTREIWFLNAKFPINLIGYITETPFLRLSKNDYTMTVSESTRQDLLKIGFKNDKVRILPEGIEFEHWKEEEFSQKEKVPTFVYVGRFVNYKGIDASILAFAKIKKEYPEAKLYIVGKKNDKYIENNLKPIFQNENITWGNREENRDVTLFGFVSDEEKLKLMSMSHGLLFPSQREGWGLIVTEAAAVGTPSIVYNSPGIIDAVDNGKAGYLCDENTPDNLYKLMKRVIERKDEYEEYRENAYRYSLKFHWDKTAKSFDDFINEVIKDR; translated from the coding sequence ATGGAGATTAGTAACTATGAAGTAGAAAAAAGTGATAAGATTACTTTGCTTTTTTTATCTTGGAGAGATATACAAGCACCTAAAAAAGGCGGTGCAGAAGTATTTACCCATGAAATGCTTAAAAGAATTGATTTTGAAAAGTATAGGGTAATACATATATCTCCTAGCTTTCAGAATTCAAAGGACGTTGAGATTTTAGATAATATTACGTATATTAGAGTTGGCAATTCAATTTCGGTTATTTGGGAAGCAAGAAAATTTTATATGAAGAACAAAGATAAAGTTAATTTTGTTGTTGATCAGTGTAACACTCATCGCTTTTTCACGAAGTTTTGGGTGGAACATAAAAAACGAATATTTTTTATCCATCAACTTACTAGGGAGATATGGTTCCTAAATGCGAAATTCCCAATAAATTTAATTGGATATATTACTGAGACACCATTTTTAAGACTTTCAAAAAATGATTATACTATGACTGTATCAGAATCTACAAGACAAGATTTACTTAAAATCGGATTTAAAAATGATAAGGTGAGAATTTTACCTGAGGGTATAGAATTTGAACATTGGAAAGAAGAAGAATTTTCCCAAAAAGAAAAAGTTCCTACTTTTGTCTATGTTGGCAGATTTGTTAATTATAAAGGTATCGATGCTTCAATATTAGCCTTCGCTAAAATTAAAAAGGAATATCCTGAGGCTAAGCTTTATATTGTAGGAAAGAAAAATGATAAATATATTGAAAATAATCTAAAGCCAATTTTTCAAAATGAAAATATTACATGGGGCAATCGAGAGGAAAACAGAGATGTAACTTTATTTGGTTTTGTCAGTGATGAAGAAAAATTGAAATTAATGAGTATGTCCCATGGTTTACTTTTCCCATCACAAAGGGAAGGGTGGGGGCTTATAGTAACTGAAGCTGCAGCAGTAGGTACTCCTAGTATTGTGTATAACTCACCAGGAATAATAGATGCAGTAGACAATGGTAAAGCGGGATATTTGTGTGACGAAAATACCCCAGATAATCTTTACAAGCTTATGAAAAGAGTAATAGAAAGAAAAGATGAATATGAGGAATATAGAGAAAATGCATATAGATACTCACTTAAATTTCATTGGGATAAAACAGCAAAAAGCTTTGATGATTTTATAAATGAGGTAATAAAAGATAGATAA
- a CDS encoding glycosyltransferase family 2 protein: MSNGRVSIVFSTYNSSEYIERCLESCLNQDYGDLFIIIADDGSTDDTIKKIEEKCGTCDNFRLIPLPHGERGIARSTAIAEAKKLKSDYIYIIDSDMVLKDNLISECIDFLGENKTVGALVIPEIAFSDYNNFYSKVKVFERNVINDAGEDIGSNSVEAARFWKMEAYDASGGINVHQISFEETQPTIRYIENGGIIKRAIFTGVYHDEKEVTLKNIVKKKRYYFSVMNTTIETEQGGAKKAFSRWFFFRPVLYRKENLKKYVKHPVLTLGMIYMYLVLTLVGIEEILKAKIRGKK; the protein is encoded by the coding sequence ATGAGTAATGGAAGAGTTTCAATAGTATTTTCTACCTATAACAGTTCAGAATATATTGAGAGATGTTTAGAGAGCTGTCTTAATCAAGATTATGGGGATTTATTTATTATAATTGCAGATGATGGTTCAACAGATGATACTATAAAAAAGATTGAGGAAAAATGTGGAACATGCGATAACTTTAGACTTATACCGCTGCCTCATGGTGAAAGAGGTATTGCAAGATCAACGGCAATAGCTGAAGCTAAGAAGTTAAAATCTGATTATATTTATATAATTGATTCAGATATGGTTTTAAAAGATAACTTAATTTCTGAATGTATTGATTTTTTAGGGGAAAATAAAACCGTTGGTGCACTTGTTATTCCAGAAATAGCATTTTCAGATTACAACAATTTTTATTCAAAGGTAAAAGTATTTGAAAGAAATGTAATAAATGATGCTGGCGAGGATATCGGAAGTAACTCCGTTGAGGCAGCTCGGTTTTGGAAAATGGAAGCTTATGATGCATCAGGTGGGATTAATGTTCATCAGATTTCTTTTGAGGAGACACAGCCTACAATAAGATATATTGAAAATGGTGGTATAATTAAAAGGGCTATTTTCACAGGGGTATATCATGATGAAAAGGAAGTAACACTAAAAAATATTGTTAAGAAAAAAAGATATTATTTCAGTGTTATGAATACAACAATAGAAACAGAACAAGGTGGAGCTAAAAAAGCATTTTCAAGATGGTTCTTTTTTAGGCCAGTATTGTATAGGAAAGAAAACCTGAAAAAATATGTAAAACATCCAGTATTAACACTAGGGATGATTTATATGTATTTGGTTTTGACGTTAGTAGGAATAGAAGAAATTTTAAAAGCTAAAATAAGAGGAAAAAAATAA
- a CDS encoding response regulator produces MTYSHSILFVDDQEDVLTLINRILKDEKYNKFFAKNVLEAMEIVNKEKIDVIVTDMIMPNVSGLQLLELIKSTHPHIVRVVLSGYSQVPSILDAINKGDIFRYITKPWKVNDQGKMILREAIEYSDYIKENSKETNNYSKISIDKEELKNIMKLYNKEFFIIVDNKLLTASDNEITKNLEELLSAENLCNYDKHQLNSNTSIYIKK; encoded by the coding sequence ATGACCTATTCTCATTCAATTCTATTTGTTGATGACCAAGAAGATGTACTAACATTAATAAACCGAATATTAAAAGATGAGAAATATAATAAATTTTTTGCCAAAAATGTCTTAGAGGCTATGGAAATTGTTAATAAAGAAAAAATAGATGTTATTGTAACTGATATGATAATGCCCAATGTAAGTGGACTTCAACTTCTCGAACTAATAAAGAGTACACATCCGCATATTGTGAGGGTGGTTTTATCTGGTTATTCTCAAGTTCCATCTATTCTTGATGCAATAAATAAAGGAGATATTTTTAGATATATTACAAAGCCTTGGAAAGTAAATGATCAAGGAAAAATGATTCTTCGTGAGGCTATAGAGTATTCAGATTATATTAAAGAAAATTCTAAAGAAACTAATAATTATTCGAAAATTTCTATTGATAAAGAAGAATTAAAAAATATTATGAAACTCTATAATAAAGAGTTTTTCATTATAGTTGATAACAAATTATTAACGGCTTCAGATAATGAAATAACTAAAAATTTAGAAGAGCTTCTCTCAGCTGAAAACTTATGTAATTATGATAAACATCAACTAAATTCTAATACTTCAATATATATAAAAAAATAA
- a CDS encoding Hpt domain-containing protein: MNNNIVHVTSELEDLIPNFIKNRFNDIEALKVAVANMDYASISFLGHSIKGTAGGYGFDYMSSIALKLELAAKENNMVEIKSLAKNLEDHLNQIEIILVEE; this comes from the coding sequence ATGAATAATAATATCGTACATGTGACCAGTGAATTAGAAGACCTAATTCCAAATTTCATAAAGAATCGTTTTAATGATATAGAAGCCTTAAAGGTTGCTGTTGCTAATATGGATTATGCTTCTATAAGTTTCCTTGGCCATAGTATAAAGGGCACAGCTGGAGGCTATGGCTTTGATTACATGTCCAGTATAGCTTTAAAACTTGAGTTAGCTGCAAAAGAAAATAATATGGTTGAAATTAAGAGCTTAGCCAAGAACTTAGAAGATCATCTAAATCAAATTGAAATCATACTAGTGGAGGAATAA
- a CDS encoding response regulator, protein MINNLNNIFSKVFCSEDGSSLISHLLDNVPVGILISNPNKLGNPVLYANLSYIKSVKLNPDEIINRNLYDILSIGSDDATKLKIINISNTEENCTLEVVNLLANGDKVFNKVTKHPIYDSNNNLIYFLTYINDVTNEVQLKNIAKESSNLKSNFLSTISHEIRTPLNSIIGTIELLSENNSDSCNDSYLKLLKRSSTNLLKLIDEMLELQSPNANMNKNLFNFNQLINDSINKYVTTAEEKGLNFIYKFDNKIPETLIGDDEKLNRIISTLIDNAIKFTDKGEIIFDASIRHRSSNKVSINFMVKDTGAGIDDKQLPYIFDSFSQVISSPSQSWNGPELELAITKKHLAAMNGHISVDSKLDIGTTFIFDCEFELPTDIVTNETPNSIETATIPQSKNILLVDDSEDNRFLMKAFLKKTTLVVDTAENGEEAFEKFKNNNYDLILMDIQMPIMDGYTSTRLIRNYEIENNLPKTTISALTAYAFDEDIEKALEAGCNFVLTKPVKKAVLLDTIKDVLQMEVL, encoded by the coding sequence ATGATAAATAATTTAAATAATATTTTCTCTAAAGTATTTTGTAGTGAAGATGGTTCTTCCCTCATCTCTCATCTGCTAGATAATGTCCCAGTTGGGATTTTGATTTCAAATCCAAATAAACTTGGAAATCCAGTACTATATGCCAATTTGTCATATATAAAATCTGTTAAGCTTAATCCTGATGAAATAATAAACAGAAACTTATATGACATATTATCTATAGGTTCAGACGATGCAACAAAACTAAAGATAATAAATATATCTAATACAGAAGAAAACTGTACTTTAGAAGTAGTAAATTTATTAGCTAATGGTGATAAAGTTTTTAATAAGGTAACTAAACATCCTATATATGATTCTAATAATAACTTAATTTATTTCTTGACTTATATTAATGATGTAACTAACGAAGTTCAACTGAAGAATATAGCTAAGGAGTCATCAAATCTTAAATCAAACTTTTTATCCACTATAAGCCATGAGATTAGAACTCCTTTAAACTCAATTATTGGTACTATAGAACTTTTATCGGAAAATAACTCCGACTCTTGTAATGATAGTTATTTAAAATTACTAAAAAGGTCTTCTACAAATTTATTAAAACTTATAGATGAAATGTTGGAGCTCCAATCACCAAATGCCAATATGAATAAAAACTTATTTAATTTTAACCAATTAATAAATGATTCAATAAATAAGTATGTTACTACTGCAGAAGAGAAAGGACTAAACTTTATATATAAGTTTGATAACAAAATACCTGAAACTCTAATTGGCGATGACGAAAAGCTTAATCGAATAATCTCAACTTTGATAGATAATGCTATAAAATTTACCGATAAAGGTGAAATAATCTTTGATGCTTCAATTCGTCACAGAAGTAGCAACAAAGTTTCCATAAACTTTATGGTAAAAGACACTGGTGCTGGCATTGATGATAAACAGCTACCTTATATTTTCGATTCATTTTCTCAAGTTATTAGTTCGCCTTCCCAAAGCTGGAATGGTCCCGAATTAGAACTTGCTATAACAAAAAAACATCTTGCTGCCATGAATGGGCATATATCTGTTGATAGTAAATTGGATATAGGTACTACTTTCATTTTTGATTGTGAATTTGAATTACCTACTGATATTGTTACAAATGAAACTCCTAATTCTATAGAAACAGCTACGATACCGCAGTCCAAAAATATATTATTAGTAGATGATTCTGAGGACAATAGATTTTTGATGAAAGCTTTTTTAAAGAAAACCACACTAGTTGTTGATACTGCAGAAAATGGTGAAGAAGCCTTTGAGAAATTCAAAAATAACAACTATGATTTAATATTGATGGATATTCAGATGCCTATAATGGATGGCTATACCTCTACCAGACTTATCAGAAATTACGAAATAGAAAACAACTTACCTAAGACAACTATCTCTGCCCTAACTGCCTACGCCTTTGATGAAGACATTGAAAAGGCTCTTGAAGCAGGCTGTAACTTTGTACTAACAAAACCAGTAAAAAAGGCAGTGTTGCTTGATACAATAAAAGACGTTCTTCAAATGGAGGTACTTTAA
- a CDS encoding glycosyltransferase, whose protein sequence is MDNLLILTDFKKAIAYESIIIFYTINILPIDALDSISKIDQNLVIIDVENPRESIIIGNKLRQINPSVNILFINDFISPAEHFFFMKLQGYGKTRILRWRSSYPDELLLSIQALFHPEYAYKSSDIAIIIPVYNEEARFNKVCDFIKKVKILFNESFSNINIYFVNDGSKDNTQELIDKLLEDEFQGTDIITNQSLINVYQLQYNTRKAGTFIEAINSINSNIMIFVDGDNSFDIEDIAKIINVLSMGYYDFVIGTKDLTAENRAILRRCMSFVKRIITKPLLPKGVFDSQTGLKGMTSNASRLILPYMHEDTGLAVDLEMAFIAKKLNFRVLQLPVQCIDQEGSHVDIIKDSIAFIKNVIKLITINRKISLKNHDFKL, encoded by the coding sequence ATGGATAATCTTTTGATTTTAACTGATTTTAAAAAGGCTATAGCTTATGAATCTATTATTATATTTTATACCATAAACATACTCCCCATTGATGCTTTGGATTCCATTAGTAAAATAGATCAAAATCTCGTTATTATTGATGTAGAAAATCCTCGTGAAAGTATTATTATTGGAAATAAGCTAAGACAAATTAATCCGTCTGTTAATATACTCTTTATAAATGATTTTATATCCCCAGCTGAGCATTTCTTTTTTATGAAGTTACAAGGGTATGGAAAAACTAGAATATTGAGGTGGCGAAGTTCCTATCCTGATGAATTACTTCTAAGCATTCAAGCTCTGTTTCACCCTGAATATGCTTACAAAAGCTCTGATATTGCTATAATCATTCCAGTATATAATGAAGAAGCTCGTTTTAATAAGGTATGTGACTTTATTAAAAAAGTTAAGATACTTTTTAATGAAAGTTTTTCAAATATCAATATATATTTTGTAAATGACGGCAGCAAGGATAATACCCAAGAACTTATCGATAAATTACTAGAAGATGAATTTCAAGGTACTGATATAATAACCAATCAATCCTTGATTAACGTATATCAACTTCAATACAATACTAGAAAGGCTGGAACTTTTATAGAAGCTATCAACTCAATAAATTCTAACATCATGATTTTTGTTGATGGTGATAATTCTTTCGATATAGAAGATATTGCAAAGATAATAAATGTGTTATCCATGGGATACTATGATTTTGTTATTGGTACTAAAGATTTAACTGCTGAGAACAGAGCAATATTAAGGAGGTGTATGTCTTTTGTAAAAAGAATTATTACAAAACCACTTCTTCCTAAAGGTGTTTTTGATTCACAGACTGGTCTTAAAGGAATGACTTCAAACGCCTCAAGGCTAATTTTACCATATATGCATGAAGATACAGGTTTAGCTGTTGACCTTGAGATGGCCTTCATAGCAAAAAAACTTAACTTTAGGGTATTGCAACTTCCTGTACAGTGTATTGACCAAGAAGGTTCTCATGTAGATATAATAAAAGATTCTATAGCTTTTATTAAAAATGTTATAAAACTTATTACAATAAATCGTAAAATTTCATTAAAAAATCATGATTTCAAATTATGA
- a CDS encoding cache domain-containing protein, giving the protein MKKINIIIKKIKVITFLLIIAVAMIPTLLITLIYGNAIKSYLNKAGTSYVERERDAKVKNIKAFYETMKLQLNSYSTIQGLGFIDNNTDGKMNYEGIKSIQYIDNIYILNADFNLLNSLYPDKVNEHLITVLKEAKFSKHYYVSNFYMKDNKEFQFVFFKLVENGEIKGYTAFEINNSFFEEFMESNSDLNVDIYNDNFTIIASTIENRVYTNKINEYTKRMLNGYTSTESVEGIKTSYTFIDLENTSLYMVVTKNESEIYAPFTNSIMYIFIIFLLCLVFSVVVAVRFIRFLGEQMKKEYFDSENQKIYEQNKLLIPRVENIIELLDISVTNLEEIKIAKNKLSTTYDQLKGEESGFNDNSKDK; this is encoded by the coding sequence GTGAAAAAAATAAATATAATTATAAAAAAAATTAAAGTGATTACATTTTTGCTGATAATAGCAGTAGCAATGATACCTACGCTATTAATTACCTTGATATATGGAAACGCAATTAAAAGTTATTTAAATAAGGCTGGAACTTCATATGTCGAAAGGGAAAGAGACGCGAAAGTGAAGAATATTAAAGCTTTTTATGAAACTATGAAATTGCAGTTAAATAGTTACTCAACGATACAGGGATTGGGTTTTATTGATAATAACACTGATGGTAAAATGAATTATGAGGGGATTAAGTCTATACAGTATATTGACAATATATATATCCTAAATGCAGATTTTAACTTATTAAATTCCCTTTATCCAGATAAAGTTAATGAACACCTAATTACCGTGCTTAAGGAAGCAAAGTTTAGTAAGCATTATTATGTATCAAATTTTTATATGAAAGACAACAAAGAGTTTCAATTTGTTTTTTTTAAGTTAGTTGAAAATGGTGAAATAAAAGGCTACACAGCTTTTGAAATAAATAATTCTTTCTTTGAAGAATTCATGGAAAGTAATAGCGACTTAAATGTGGATATCTACAATGATAATTTTACAATTATAGCATCAACAATTGAGAATAGAGTATACACAAATAAAATTAATGAATATACAAAAAGAATGCTAAATGGTTATACTAGCACTGAAAGTGTTGAGGGAATTAAAACTTCTTATACATTTATAGATTTAGAGAATACTTCTCTATATATGGTTGTTACAAAAAATGAGAGTGAAATTTATGCACCATTTACCAATTCAATTATGTACATTTTTATAATTTTTTTACTATGTCTAGTATTTTCTGTGGTAGTTGCAGTTAGATTTATTCGATTCCTTGGTGAACAAATGAAAAAGGAATATTTTGATTCTGAAAATCAGAAAATTTATGAACAAAATAAATTATTGATACCTCGCGTAGAAAATATAATAGAGTTATTAGATATTTCTGTTACAAATTTAGAGGAAATAAAAATTGCTAAGAATAAGCTATCAACTACATATGATCAACTTAAAGGTGAAGAGAGTGGATTTAATGATAATAGTAAAGATAAGTAA